ACATCAACCATTTTATCACAATGCAGTCACaattaggaaaaaaaacttgtcacTTATTTAAACATAGTTTTTACAAACCTGTAAAACTAGGTCTTCAATTTTCTCGGTTAGAACCTGGACCTTCTCCTCATTCTTTCCTGATGGACCAGGAccctggaaaaaacaaaaacattgtatcTCAGGTAGGAAACACACAGGCGTTATCAATTATTCCCCATCCTTTCCATTGTACCTTAAGATGATAGAAAGATGTACTAAGGTAACTACGTTTATGTGACAACTGGGGCCAAAAACAACAACGCAAAAAACATGGGTTACAGAAAAATAGGGGTGTGAATATTTTAGTGTCTTATGATGTGATTTAAAATGATTCCCGATTCAAGATCAATTCTCAATTCAGTACATAGGGGTGCGAATTTCAGAATCTACTCCAGTGTGCCAAAGTATGACATAAAAGCAGAGTAAAGTGTGTATACAATTATGGAGTTTTTAGatttgaaaaaaggttttatcaATGGATtgcaataatgtaaaaaaaaaagacaaacgcAAATCTAAGACAGACGGTAACCCTCAAAATAAGCGTGCCTAAAGCAATGTACTGTCTGCTGATAGTCAGGAAAGGCAGTATTTTCTTTGTCACATTGCTATCTCTCACCCAAGTGAGGGGGCGGTTCCACTATCGATTTAAATATCCAAATAAAATCAGACAATGGACAGGCAGTTTAGTGATATCCCTACAGGTGTGGTCTTGAAACAAAATCCCGAGTCTGGTTTGTCTGAGACAACGTAAAAATGAATACTACAACATTGACGGGTGCCATCAAGCCGGGTCAGCTGACAGCAAGTACTCGCAGTCCGAGCATTGCTGCCACTTTTGGGAACTAGTCCAatactgtacaatgacaaatTAGTCTGATATTAGGCATCATCTAGGTTATTTTATAGGGAATTTGTGAACTGATTCAGAATCTTAGAAGATAAGAATTTTGTTTCTTACATTGGTCAATTTTTTCTAACACTCCTACAGAACAATGTAACAAAACCATAAGTACAAACCCCTGCATTCTGCTGAGCCTGGGAAAGTGCAAGTCGGGCATGCCCTCTACGAATCCGACGTTCCACCTCAGCCAGGAGCGACTGCAAATAGCGCAGGAAGTCCCGCTCATAGCCCTCCTTCATGAACCGAGAGCTCTTCTCATACCTGGACACAGTGGTATGGAGGCCGTTCATTAGTTCTATTAGGTGGCTATATCAAGACATACACAACTTTTGTTAAAAACCACAATCTAAACTTACGTTATTCTGAGATTTTCATCATGGATTTTCTCACAAGGGCCTGGAAAAGAATTGCAAAACTTTATTATCCTCCTATATGACGTCAGTTACtgctttttttacacacacacaaatacttcaCTTACCCAAGTCAGAGCGGGTGTTTGTGAATAGCTCAGCTGGGCAGAAGCCACACAAATAGTACCGACAGACCTtcttgaaaagaaaacagacgTTGCACTATTTTAGACAAAATTCGTATTGGAATCTTCAAATCAGACCATAGCATGTAACGTTAACGTATGCTAACTGGATCAAGTGGATTCAACACTAACATGTAATTGCTATGTCTCAAGTTACCAGTTAGATAGCTAACTATCTACACATATCAATGCAGGATATAGCGCTAATAATTAGTAATACAATAACTCACACTTAAAGCTAACGCTAAAACAGGGCAGACGTCTATAACGCCGCATTGTGAGCCGATAAAAATTCCATTAGCATTAGCAAACTCTGGTGCTAATTGTACTAACACAGGTACCTGGACAACACTCAAAATGCCAGCTAAGTTAACAATTTCGTACCTTACCCTTGAAATCTCTACTAATAACAGATGGCTTGGTTTAGCCAACTCCCGCATACTATGATTAAAATTatcttagctagctaacggtatGTTAGCTTATCACTAATCATGACTAgctaggctaacgttagctagaaTGCTAACTTACGCTTTCGTCGTCCCATCGCACGTTGCATCGCTTCTCGTCAGGGGCCAAATTTCTATCTCGGCCCATCAACTCATCGAGTAACTGGGCTGCTGAGAGCATTTTGCCTACAAGATTgtagccttgatttaaagaactgctATATATCCTGAAGAGCCAGTTGACACCATGTATTGCGCGCAAGGTACTTGTAATCAAAATGGCAGACGCTGTAACAACGCCGCCCGTTTATGGTTCAACCGATCAACCAGTCCGGTAGTAGCACATCCATGGCAGTAAGCCCGTTTCGCCACTGAACCGGAAGTAGAAGTTGAATGATCATCAGTTTATGGTATTGACATAATACTTTTTCTTAATTATTATCCACTGGCTGCATGGTTAGCTACCAgtaacctctctctctcgcgctctctctctcgcgctttCTCTCGTGCTCTCTGTTTGCTGTGTGGTTGTCTGTTTATAACAATGTATTCACTTTTTAATTACCAGAGTTATGAAATTCTGGACTGGATTATGTCACATCATTTTACATAAAATCAAGTGGCAACAAAACGCTCAAGATAATTGAGAGTATTCATATGGGAACTAACATTTGTGCTCACTGTTGTTACATCTAAAGATGCCCCCCGATGAGGCGGTGATGTTTTTGGCAGCCCAGTGACGGAACTCCGACACCACTGATTGATTGAATGCGTGCTCTGAGTGTCGGTAGTTGTACTATAACGCGATTAATCAGCAGAGATAAATGGCGAGGACGGGACCTGTATTGTGAACCCCAAAGACTCGACCAGAAGTTGCATTAGCCGAAGCGATCTGCTGCCACAAGCTAGCACCAAAGACTACTAGCATCTCGTTGAGCTCGCCAGTAGGAAAGATTAGCCgggtagctaatgttagctgacAAGTCTATTTTTAGTGGACTTTTGTGCCATCGGTAGGGACATCGTTAGGCGATTTGTTTTGACAACTTAATCCGAGAGGATTTTGCGTATCCTATGATCTCGCAGCGCTAGTTGTCTGTCCCAAAATGTCCACCACTTCGTTGGATAAAGAATTACAGGAGCGACTGAGAGAGGCGTCTGCTATCGGGGATATCGACGAAGTGCGGACATTAGTGGAGAGTGGAGTAAACGTCAATTCACAGAATGAAATAAATGGCTGGTGAGTGTTTGGACGAATGCATGTGGTCTTCGACACGTTAAACGTAAGTTGACGAGTGTTGGTTTAATTCACGGATTTGTAAATAATCAGTTGTTGATGCTTAATGAAAAGTTTAGTGCAGCCAAGTGCGTTGTTCCAGGGAGTCAGGCTGCTCAGTGTTATCTTATTAGGCAGATCAAggctagttagttagttagtcagTCAGACATGCCACCTTTTAGCCATGCTTATTTGGGGAtggtttaaaatgtaaagtgcCATTATTCCAGTCATCCCAAAACAACAGAGACCAGTCGCTGTGGAGGaaagtcaaataaaatgtgATTTGGCATATGGTTGCTCCAGTCATGGAACTGCCATGCCTGTTCTCATTGGCACATATTGTAGATAGTACGTTTGTTGACTAAAataacacaatacacacagatAAAATAACTTGATTTTTATTACTAAAGTCCATATGCAACACAATTCTGTCagcatataaataaaatgatatcACAACATGGTCATGTTCTGCACCAACTTCCTAGTTCAATACACAACCTGatatactaaatatatatatgaatgtaaACTTAAATGATCTCCAACATATACTGTCTTAAAGACATTTTATCAGCATATccacaatgttttgtttcactgaactgttttctctctctctctccaataTTTTGAAAAGGACATGCCTGCACTGGGCCTGCAAGAGGAACCATAAGCACATAGTGTCCTACTTACTCACTTATGGAGCAGACAAAGAAATCCTCACGGCTAAGGATGAGTTGGCCTCACAACTTACATCCAAACCAGAGATCAAACGGCTTTTAGGAGGTAAACAACTCATTTCTTACTGTCTTGTTCCCTGTCACATCATATATTATGTAAGTATTTAGTTTTTACTGGCATGTGATTTATCAGTTGCATACACAGTCCATGTGATACATTGACATGTAATGTACAGGTTATAACTCTAGGTAGCAATTGTCTAAATGTATCTACTGCTGTTTATGGTTTGACAGTGAAAAATTGGGTTATCATTTTGAGCTGTTTTTGAGGAAATAATCCTcctttttatgcacattattaCAACAGTTGAAGTGGAGGAAGTGCCTGAAGTCAAGGAGCCTGAGTTACCAATCATCCCAAACTACCTGTCTAACCCGGCCTTCATGTACTCCAAGATGGATAACAGGTCAGAGATCATCCTGGCACAGCACCTTACACAGAATGGTTCTGGAGAGCACGGTGAGGATATGCACAGCGATTCACCCTCGCTTTCACCGACTCAtgagcctcagaaatcacagagCCTTCTCTCTGATggcccccctcctcccccaaaCCCTACCACTGACAGCCAAGCCCAGGCTGGGGAATTCATTCCTGTGACTGAGCAAAATGGTGTGTCACCCAGCCCGACCTCATCCCGCAGTCATGTCGTTGTTAACTGCACAGTGCCCATGGACCTGTCAGTTGAGCCTCACCTTGTCAACCATAGCGACTACTCGCATGCAGTGGCACATAATGGCACCATGTGCTCGCCTCCCTTGGCCTCTCCCAGTCCCAGCTTGGCCAGCAGCAGTGGGAGCCAGGTCCAGGCCCCGGTGGCCAGCGCTAACCCAACTATGAGCAGGCAGCAGTCTATTCCACAGCAGCTGAGCTATGGCCAAGCTGGTGGGCCCATGCCAGCCTTCCAGCCTTTCTTCTTCACCAGCACCTTCCCAGTCAACGTGCAAGGTGAGAGAGAAATTGTGTATTCCTATATTTCTAACCCCAAATTAACATATACACGACACACCATGATGATAGGCAAGCACCATATTACATCATACATATTAGCCTGGCTCTATCCATAAGTCAAATGccaaccagcacctttaaatTATATGAATTAACATATAAcatattgtttgtttaatatGTTCACAAACAGACAAGTACTGCTGGGTATTGTTTAAAAATGGTCGATACCAATACCTTGACGTCCATACCGGTTCCTAgacaatgatttttttcgatgccaattttataaaacaaaaataaagtacaacattacacataatggcaaacattttttttatttttcagctccttcTACGCGAGCCCCTCTGTGCACAACGTAGAGTTTTTCCTATGTGTCTCTATGATTTGTAATGTTAGACCGCCAATCAAAACATCATTAGATCTTGGGAGAAGCACGCTGCATGGTCATGCTGACGAGTTCTCCTCCTTAGGTATgaaaatttggttttgaatgaCTAGGAATTTTTT
The nucleotide sequence above comes from Etheostoma spectabile isolate EspeVRDwgs_2016 chromosome 15, UIUC_Espe_1.0, whole genome shotgun sequence. Encoded proteins:
- the ankrd40 gene encoding ankyrin repeat domain-containing protein 40; this encodes MSTTSLDKELQERLREASAIGDIDEVRTLVESGVNVNSQNEINGWTCLHWACKRNHKHIVSYLLTYGADKEILTAKDELASQLTSKPEIKRLLGVEVEEVPEVKEPELPIIPNYLSNPAFMYSKMDNRSEIILAQHLTQNGSGEHGEDMHSDSPSLSPTHEPQKSQSLLSDGPPPPPNPTTDSQAQAGEFIPVTEQNGVSPSPTSSRSHVVVNCTVPMDLSVEPHLVNHSDYSHAVAHNGTMCSPPLASPSPSLASSSGSQVQAPVASANPTMSRQQSIPQQLSYGQAGGPMPAFQPFFFTSTFPVNVQELVLKVRIQNPNARENDFIEVELDRQELTYRSLLRVCCRELDISAEHVEKIRKLPNTMLRKDKDVARLQDFQELEVVLEKAEGLSLFSGTGGLTDRPCYNMKASRLTY